A stretch of DNA from Vulcanisaeta thermophila:
GCTTCACACCAAAGCGCGTGCTCGAGTATGCGGAGTTCAACGACGTAATACCCGTGGTCCTCACCCTGGTCAAGCACATACTCAAACAATTAAGTGATGAGGGTTACCTACAGGTGGATAGTAGTAGGAGCATCACTAGGTACAGGTTGTGCAGGGACTCAAAACTATGGGATTTAATTAAGAGGAGCGAGGGCCCTGAGGATGTGTTTAAATTCCTCGAGTCCGTAATTCAATAATTCTTAAATCCCAATCACACGCTCACTTAAACGATGAGCATAGGTGGTGTTGGCGAGGGAGGACTCATTGAGGTCATAAGATCCATTGCGGGTTTATCCGAGGATAATGACCTGGAATACGTGGAGTTGAATGGCAAATTACTAACAATGAAGATAGACGGCATAGCCATAACAACCTCAAAAATGCCATTCATGAACTACTACGACATGGGCTGGAAGGTAATGGCAGCCATAGCCAGCGACTTCCTAGTAAAACTAAGCAAACCCCTCTTCGTAGTAACATCATTAACATTGAGGAGGGAGATGCCCATGGAGGACTTCAGGGACTTAGTAAGGGGGTTGAGCGAGGGCGCCCATTACTTCGGAATGAAGTACCTAGGGGGTGACCTAAACGAGGGCAATGACTACATAATAGACGCCGCAGCCCTTGGAATTGCAATGAGCGGTAAAATAACCAGGTCACCCAGGGTGGGCGACGTAGTGGTCACAAACCCAAACTTTGGGTACACGGGCCTCGTCTTTAAACTATTCTACCAAGGCTCCCTGGACAACTACATGAACAACGAACTGGTTAGGAGGGGCATAGAGATCCTCAGAAGGCCAAAGCCAAACCTAAACCTACTAGGTGAATTATCAAGGCTCAGTCAATGTATAAGTGCATCCATGGATTCGAGCGACGGGCTCGGTAAGGTACTATGGACACTATCCAGGAATGGACACGTTAGGATAGTGGTTGATGAATTACCAACAACCCAGGAGCTCATAGAGGGCGTGGAGCAGATGGGCCTTGACATTGACGAGTTGGTTTTCAATGGTGGTGAGGAATTCACACCCGTATTCTCAATAAGAAGTGAGTGCCTAGGTGATTTTGAGAGGCTTGGGTTCAAGGCCTTCGCAAGGGTTTTGGAGGGTGACGGTGTTTTTTACAGGAACTCATTACTTAGGTATAGGGGTTGGGATTACTTCACGGGCTGGCACTAATCACTCATAAGCCCTAACCCTAATCTCACCACGAACAAAAATCTCCTGCGATAAAGTCACGATTATCATTATTGCGAATACGTAAAGCACCGCGGTGAGTATGAACATTAATTGATAGGCAAAGTGCGAGGGCAACTCAACCCAGTAGATTGGGTTTAGGGAAACAATGAGGGGTGCCTGGTACATACTCATGAGCGTGCCAGCCACCGCAGGGCCCCACGCAGACCCTATATTCCTAAACACCGAGTTAAGCCCCGTGGCTAGGGCCATGTTCCTCCTACCCACTGAGAAAACAAGTATGTTAATCACCGAAACATTAACCATACTAACACCCGCAGCCAGCACAGACATT
This window harbors:
- a CDS encoding thiamine-phosphate kinase, coding for MSIGGVGEGGLIEVIRSIAGLSEDNDLEYVELNGKLLTMKIDGIAITTSKMPFMNYYDMGWKVMAAIASDFLVKLSKPLFVVTSLTLRREMPMEDFRDLVRGLSEGAHYFGMKYLGGDLNEGNDYIIDAAALGIAMSGKITRSPRVGDVVVTNPNFGYTGLVFKLFYQGSLDNYMNNELVRRGIEILRRPKPNLNLLGELSRLSQCISASMDSSDGLGKVLWTLSRNGHVRIVVDELPTTQELIEGVEQMGLDIDELVFNGGEEFTPVFSIRSECLGDFERLGFKAFARVLEGDGVFYRNSLLRYRGWDYFTGWH